GAGGAGGCCTGGGAGACGATGAAGCCCGGCTACTTCTACATCCAGCGCCGGTACGCCGAACTGTTCTCCGGCGAGTCGGTCGACGAGCTCCCCGAGGACCGCAAGGAGGAACTGAAGAAGCAGGCCATCTACGGGACGCCCGAGCAGGTCACCGAGCACCTCGAACGCTACCGCGACGCGCTGGGTGACGACATCCACGTCATCTTCCGCACCTACCACCCCGGCATCGGCACCGAGACGATGAAGGAGTGCATCCAGCGGCTCGGGAGCGAGGTCGCACCCGAGTTCCGGTAGTCGCCGGCCCTTCTATCCTTCTCGCCGTTCTCGCCACTCCTCGTCCAGCAGTCCCCAGCTCAGCAGGTCGTGGTAGCTCCCGTCGACGTACGCCTGCCTGCGGGCGGTCCCCTCGTGGGTGAACCCGGCCTTCTCCAGCACGCGCTGTGACCCCTCGTTGAGCGCGATGGTCTTCGCCTGCACCCGGTGCAGCCCCAGCGAGTCGAACGCGTACTCGAGGCCGAGTTCGACCGCGGCGGTGGCGTACCCGTCACCCGTCGCGTCGGGCAGCACGAAGTAGGAGAACGTGCAGATGCGCGACTGCCAGTGGATGCGCTTGACCTGCAGGAGCCCGACCAGCCCGTCGGCGTCGATGGCGAAGGGGACGTGCCGGTCGTCGTCCTGCCAGCCCTCGACCATGCGCTCGAAGGACCCCGGCGACTGCGGTTCGACCGTGTCGAGCATCCGCCACACGGCGGGGTCGTTCCAGCCCGCCCGGAGCGCGGGCAGGTCGTCTGGTTCGATGGGCCGGAGCGACACCCGGCCGTCGGTGAGGAAGGCGTGGTCGGTCATGGGTCACGATGGCGCGCTCGCGAGAAAGAGGCGTCGGAGTCCGCCCGGACCGGCCTGCCGGCTTCACTTGCGACGGTGGTGGGGGCAGCGCGCGCATCCGCGACCGGGAGGTTCTTTCTGCCACCCCGCGAACTCCCGCCATGGGATTCCACACGTTCCCGGTCGACCGCGCCGACAAACTGGAGGACGAGTCGCGGTATCGCTACTGCTCGCGCGAGGAACTGGTCGCGTCGCTCTCGCTCTCTGGCGACGAGACGGTCGCCGACCTCGGGAGCGGGACAGGGTTCTACACCGACGACGTGGCGCCCTTCGCGGCGAAGACCTACGGCGTCGACGTCCAGAGCGAGATGCACGACGTCTACCGCGAGAAGGGCCTCCCCGAGGGCGTCGAACTCGTGACCGCCAGCATCGGCGACCTCCCCTTCGCCGACGGTGAACTCGACGCCGCCTTCTCGACGATGACGTACCACGAGTACGCCGACGACGCGGCCCTCGCCGAGCTGGCCCGGGTCCTCGGCCCGGACGGCCGACTCGTCACGGTCGACTGGTCCGGTAACGGCGACGGCGAGTCCGGCCCGCCGACCGAGGAGCGGTTCACGCTCGAGGAGGCCATCGCCCACCACGAGAGCGCCGGCTTCACCGTCGAGACGGCGAGCGAGCGCCCCGAGACGTTCCTGCTCGCGGCGCGCCTCGACTGAGCGTCACGGCCGCCCCGCCGAGAGGTGAAGTGCCCAATCGTCCACTTCTCTTCGAACACCGTGTATAATGACCTAGAAGGAACTTCATCAGTATACCTATGTTACAGGATAACCCTTAACGGTGAGAGTTCGTTACACACTACCACGATGGTACGAACCGACCCATACACACCGACCACCACGGAGTACGAGTGCGTCCGCTGTGGCGCACGCTTCGACTCCCCACGAGCGTCCTGTGACCACCCGATGTGTCACGGGGAGATCCGGAACGTCTCGGTCTCGCGGGAGTAACGAACAGTCCGGCGACCAGCACAGGTAGCGACTCCAGTCGGGTCGCAGCACCTCGATTCTCTCTCGGTCTCGCGCCAGTTCAGAAGTCCGGGAGGTCCTCCGGCGGCTCGTACTCGGCCTCCCAGTCGATGTACTCCTCCTTGAGCACGTCACAGACCACCTGCCCGAGTTCGGTCAGCGAGGCGTTTATCGAGGAGACGGTGCCCCACGACTGCAGGTCGGGGTGGTACTGGCGCTCCTTCCAGTCCTCGGGGATGCCCGGCGCGTGGTAGCCGACGCGGTCCGCGAAGTCGTCCCAGAAGAAGTCGAACTCCGCGAAGAGGTCGAGGTCGCGGGCGATCTCGAACTCCTCGACCGTCAGGTCGGTGTGTTCGGCCCACTCGTTCCACGAGCGCTCCCACGCGCCCTCGTGGAGGAAGGCCTCGAGTTCCTCGCGGCGGTAGTCGGCGTCGGCGGCGACGGAGGCGTCATCGTACTCGTTCGGGTCGACGAACTCCAGTTCCGGCGGGGCCGGCGTCTCGACGGATAATCCCATACCCGGCCATACGGACCCGTCGAGGATAAGGATACGCGACACCGGTCCGGCGGTCGGGCAGGTCGTCGGTCAGAGGGTGCCGTCGGCGCCCATCTGCCGGACCTCGTCGGCGCGCGCCCGGATGGCGTCGAGTTCGTCGTCGGACTTCCGGTCGACGTGGGAGTACAGCAGGCCCATCCGGTGGTTCGACCGCAGGGTGTCCTCGTGGCGGGCGAGGAACTCCCAGTACAGCGAATTGAACGGACAGGCGTCCTCGCCGGTCGTGGCGTCCTCGTCGTAGGGGCACTCGGCACAGTAGTCGGACATCTTGTCCACGTAGTTCGCCGAGGAGACGTACGGTTTCGTCGAGAGCACGTCGCTGGCGAAGCTACCCATCCCGACGACGTTGGGCGTCGTGACCCAGTGGTAGGCGTCGGCGAAGCCGAAGTGGAACCAGCGGTTGAGCTCCTGCGGGTCGGCGCCGTAGAGGGTGGCGAAGTTCGAGAGCACCATCAGGCGCTCGATGTGGTGGGCGTAGCCGTGGTCCCAGACGTGGCCCACGCACTCGGAGAGACAGCGCATGTCGGTGTCGCCGGTGTAGTACGCCTCGGGCAGGGCGTGGTCGTGGCCGAGCTGGTTCGCGTCGGCGAGGTCCGGCATCGAGCGCCGGTAGACGTGCCGGACGAACTCGCGCCAGCCGACGACCTGCCGGACGAACCCCTCGACGCTCGGGAGGTCGGCCTCGCCGGCCTCGTACGCCGCGATGGCCGGGTCGACCACCTCGCGGGGCGTCAGCAGGCCGAGGTTGAGGGCGGGTGCGAGCAGGGCGTGGTTCAGCGACCACGACCGCCGGAGCATCGCGTCCTGGTACGGGCCGAACTGCGGGAGGCGGTTCTCGACGAAGTCCTCGAGTGCAGCGAGGGCCTCCGCTCGCTTGACGGGCCATGCGAACCCCTCGCCGTCCCCCCACGTCTCGAACTCGTCGGCGACCCACGCCTGCACCTCGCGGGTGGTCTCGTCGGGCTCGAACGCGGGCGGGTGCGGGAACCGGACCTCGGGCCGGGGGAACTCCCGGTTCTCGTCGTCGTAGTTCCACTCGCCGCCCGCCGGGTCGCCATCCCCGTCCAGCAGGTAGCCCGTCTCGCGGCGCATCGTGCGATAGAAGTCCTCGTGTCTGTACGTCTCGCGGTCGCCGGCCCACTCGTCGAACCGGTCTGCCGAACAGAGGAACAGTTCGTTCTCGACGACGTCGAGTCGCCCACCCGCCTCGGCGACGAGTGTCTGGAACCGGTCGGCCGCACCGTGACTCGCCGGCTCCATCAGGACGAGGTCGTCGTCAGGGTGCGCCTCGACGTGTTCGGAGAGTCCCTCGCCGAAGGTCTCGACCTGCCGGTAGTCGACGGTGTACCCCGACTCACGGAGTCGGTCCCGGAAGTGCCGCATCGCGCTGAACACCAGTGTCAACTTCTGTGCGTGGTACGGCAGCCGCCGGGCGAACCCGCGCGCCTCGATCATGAGCACGCGGTCGTCGCCCGGGTCGGCCGCCGCGAGCGGGCCGACCTCGGTGGTGAGCTGGTCGCCGAGCACCCAGATGGTCATACCCGAGAATGGGGGCGACAGCCGTAAAAGCACGAACCCGAACGGGTCGGCGGACCGGCGGGACGAGTTTCCGAGGCAGAAACTATCACACTGATTTTATTATGCAGCGAAATGACGGAGCAAATGCATATGCCCGCTATCGAGACGACCGCCCTGACCAAACGCTTCGGCGACGACGTCGTCGCCGTCGACTCCCTCGACCTCCGCGTGGAGGAGGGGGAGATATTCGGCTTCCTCGGCCCCAACGGCGCCGGGAAGTCGACGACCATCAACATGCTGCTCGACTTCCACCGACCTACCTCCGGGTCGGCGACCGTCCTGGGCTACGACGCCCAGGCGGAGGTCGACGAGATCCGCCAGCGCGTCGGCGTCCTCGCCGAGGGGCTGGAACTGTACGACCGCCTCACCGCCAGAGAGCACCTCGAACTCTGCGTCCAGATGAAAGAGGCGAGCGACGACCCCGACGCGGTCCTCCACCGGGTCGGCCTCGACGACGCCAAGGACCGCAAGGTCGGCGGCTACTCCAAGGGGATGCAACAGCGCCTCGCGCTCGGGATGGCCCTCGTCGGCGACCCCGACCTCGTCATCCTCGACGAGCCCTCCTCCGGGCTCGACCCCAACGGCATCCAGCACATGCGCGACATCCTCCGCGAGGAGGCCGCAGGCGGGACGACCGTCTTCTTCTCCAGTCACATCCTCTCGGAGGTCGAGGCGGTCTGTGACCGCGTCGGTATCATGTCCGAGGGGGAACTCGTGACCGTCGACACCATCGACAACCTGCGCTCGCAGTCCGGCGACGCGGGCGAGGTCGAACTCACTGTCGAGGCCGTGCCCGAGGGCATCCGCGGCCGGCTCGAACGACTGGAGGGCATCACGAACGTCCACATCGAGGACGACGAGGTGACCGCGTACTGCAACAGCGGGACGGCGAAGATGGCCGCCATCCGGACAGTGGACGACGCCGCCACCGTGACGGACGTGGTCGCCACCGAGACCTCCCTCGAGGAGCTGTTCAACCAGTACACCGGCGGTGGCCGCGACGGCGACGTCGAGGAGCGTGGCGAACCTGCCGAGGAGATGGAGGTGCCGGCATGAGCCTCCAGGGCGTCGTCCGGAAGGACATCCTCGACGTCCGGCGCGCCAAGCTCATCTGGGGCGTCGGCATCCTGTACACGCTCTTCACCGTCCTGTACTTCTACGGGACCGGCTCCGGCGGTAACAGTGGCGAACTCGCGAACCAGCTCATCGGGATGGCACAGATCGCCATCCTCATCGTGCCCCTCGTCGCGCTGGTCGCCGCCTACCTCTCGGTGGCCGGCGAACGCGAGTCGGGGAGCCTGAAGTTCCTGCTCTCGTACCCGAACAACCGCCTCGACGTGGTGCTCGGGAAGCTCGTCGCCCGGTCGGCCATCGTCGGCGCGTCCGTGCTGTTCGCCTTCGTCGTCGGCCTCGGCCTCGGCTTCTACTACTTCGACAGCGTCGACCTGGGCACCTACGTCGGCTTCGTCGGGTTGACGCTCGTGTTCACGCTCGTCTACGTCAGCATCGCGGTCGGCATCTCCGCGGCGACCGCCTCCCGGTCCCGCGCGATGGGTGCCGCCATCGGCTCGTGGTTCGTGCTCAACGTCTTCTGGAACGCCTTCCCCATCCAGCCGCGGACCATCGTCCAGTTCGTCGCGGACAAACTGGGCGTCGAGGTCTCCGAGTCCGTCCTCGCGCTGGTCTCCTCGCTCAGTCCGACGGCTGCGTACCTCGTCTCGCTGGACTACGTGTTCACCCGGAACCCGATGACGGGGAAGGGCATCGAAGGGATGAGCCGCCCGGACGTCTGGTACCTCGACCCCTGGTTCATGCTCGTCATCCTCGCGTTCTGGGCGGTCGTCCCGCTCGCGCTCGGCTACTGGCGGTTCCAGCGCGCCGACCTCGGGTAGGCGTCTCCCAGCTCCACCAGCCCCAACAGCCGCTCTCTGTCCCTCGTTCTCATACCGGCCCGAAGGTTAAGTGACCGACACGAGTCGTCTTGCCTATGCCAGAGTTCGTCACGCCACCACCGGTCGAACGCGGCGATTCGGTCGCCGTCGTCGCCCCGGCATCGAACGTCCCCGAGGAGTTCTCGCACGTCTACGAACTGGGCCTCGAGCGCATGCGCGAGGTGTTCGACCTCGAGCCCGTCGAGTACCCGACCGCGACGAAGGGGCCCGAGTGGCTCGCCGAGAACCCGGAGGCCCGCGCACAGGACGTGATGGACGCCTTCGCGGACCCCGAGGTCTCCGCGGTCGTCGCCAACATCGGCGGGAACGACCAGCTCACGGTCCTAGAACACCTCGACCCCGAGGTCCTGCGCGAGAACCCGACGCGGTTCTACGGGTACTCCGACAACACCAACCTCGCACTGTACCTCTGGAACCACGGCATCGTCTCGTACTACGGCGGCTCGACGCTGCTGGAGTACGCGATGGACGCCGAGATGTTCGACTACACCGTCGAGTACCTCGGCCGCGCCCTGTTCGACGAGCACGTCGGCGAGTGGGCCGAGGCCGACTGCTTCACCGACCAGGCCGGCGACTGGGCCGACCCGCGCTCGCTCGAGTACCACCGCGACATCGAGCCCGCCGACGGCCGGACCTGGGCCGGTGCCGAGGAGACCGCCGAGGGCCGCATCTGGGGCGGCTGTCTCGAGATTCTCGACCAGTGGTTCGTCCACGACGAGTGGCTGCCCGAACCCGAGGACCTGGAGGGGACCGTGCTCGCGCTGGAGACCAGCGAGGAGATACCCGACCCGGCCTGGGTCACCGGCTGGCTCCGGGCCTTCGGCGAGGCCGGCTACCTCGAGGTCTTCGACGGCGTCCTCGTCGGCCGGCCGTGTGCCCGCAACCACACCGAGGCGGGCGACAACCCGGCACACGAGCGCGAAGCGTACCGCGAGCAACAGCGCGAGGCCATCGAGTCGGTCGTCCCGCAGTACAACCCCGACGCGCCCATCGTCCTCGACTGCGAGTTCGGCCACACCTACCCGACCTGTCCCGTCCCAATCGGTGGGGTCGCGGAGATCGACCCCGCGGACGAGACGGTCACCCTGCGCTGACCCGGCAGAACAGTAGCGAGTTTGTCATCTCTCCTTTCTGCGAATCGATTTTTGTGGGTTCGGCCCCTCAACTCTCCCATGACCCCCGACGACCCCTCGCCCCTGCAGGACAGGTTCACCGTCTACGTGACCTTCTGTCTGACCGGGCTGGTCGCACTCGCGTTCGTGACCGGGCTCGGCATCCGGGGCAACCTCGGCGTCGTCGTCGCGTTCGTCGTCATGGGGCTGCTTGCCGTCGGCCTGCTGTTTCTCTACGGGCAGCACTTCACCAGGCAGGGCGAGGCCGCCGACCCACCGCTGGGCCCGAACGGCGACGGTCGCTGAGCGTCCCGGGTCGATGCATCCGTGGCGGCACGACCCGCTCGCGAACGAGGTTTTTCACGGTCCGGTCCCTCGAGGGAGTCGTGCCTGCCATCCGTCCCGCGACCCGCGACGACGCCGGTGCCATCCACGACATCTACGCCCCGTTCGTCGCCGAGACGGCCGTGTCGTTCGAGACCGAGGTCCCGTCGCGCGAGGCCATCGCCGGGCGCATCACCGACACGCAGGAGCAGTTCCCCTGGCTCGTCTGTGAGGTCGACGGGGCCGTCGCGGGCTACGCCTACGGCCACGCTCATCGCGGCCGGGGCGGCTACCGCTGGTCGGCCGAGTCCTCGGTGTACGTGGCCGAGGCGCACCTGCGACGAGGGGTCGCTCGCGGCCTGTACGAGTCGCTGTTCACCGTCCTCGCGCTGCAGCGCTACGTGAACTGTTACGCCGGCATCGTCCTCCCCAACGACGCGAGCGTCACGTTCCACGAGTCGATGGGGTTCGAACGCGTCGGCCGGTACGAGGACGTCGGGTACAAACACGGCGAGTGGCGGGACACGCTGTGGCTGCGTCGGGAGCTCCGGGAGCCACCGGCGGACCCGGCCGAGCCGCGACCGTTCCCGGCGGTCCGGACGGACGACGCGTTCGAATCGGCGATAGAGGCAGGAGAGACGTCGGTGCGGTGACGGTGGCGACGGTCAGTCCTCCTTCCCGTTCACCGCGGCGTCGTAGAGTTCGTGCCCGCGGTCGGACTCGATGGTCAACTCGGGCACCGCGACCGGCTCGCCCTCGTCGTCGATGGCGACGAACACCATGTACGACTCCGTCGTGAGTTGCGTCTCGTTCGACCGCAGGTCCTCGCGGTACACCCGCACCCGGACCTTCACGCTGGTCCGCCCTGCCTCGTAGACGTAGGCCCGGATGAGCGCGGCGTCGCCCTGCGGGATGGGCCGCCGGAAGTTCGTCTGGTCCATCCGGGCGGTGACGCAGGTCTCGCCGGCGAAGCGCATCGCGGACATCGCACCCACCTCGTCCATCCACTTCATCACGTTCCCCCCGTGGGCCGACCCGAGGATGTTGGCGTCGTTCGGGTTCACGATGGAACGGTTCTCGATGTAGGTGTCCATCAGACTCGGCATGCGACGGCGTTTCCCGCGGACGCGGAATAGGTTACCGGGTTCTGCCGGGACGAAGTATATCACCGGGGCGGCCGAGGCCCGACGTGGTTCCCCATGGACGACCACGACCCCGACACCACCGCCGACGAGACGCACGCGAGCTACGACCAGCACGCCGAACGCGCCGACGAGGACCACGACGACCTCTGGCGCACACCCTGGGGCGACAACCCGCTCCAGGAGCACTACGCCTGGCCGGCGACGACCGACCTCCTGCCCGACGTCGAGGGCGCTCGCGTCCTCGACGCCGGCTGTGGCGTCGGCGACCACGTCGAGTGGTTCACGGACCGCGGCGCGACCGTCGTCGGCGTCGACGTCAGCGAGGAGGCCGTCGCGGTCGCCCGCGAGCGCCAGGGCGACCGGGCGACGTTCCGACAGGCGGACCTCACCGAACCACTGGAATTCGCCGACGACGGCGTCTTCGACGTGGTCGTGAGCAACCTCGTCCTCGACCACATCGCCGACCTCGAGCCCGTCTTCGCCGAGTTCGAGCGCGTCCTCGCCGACGACGGGACGCTCGTCGTCACGATGATCCACCCGATGCAGTTCTACCTCGACGCCGCGGAGGTCACGTCGTACTACGACCGGACGCCGGTCGAACTCGGCTGGGAGGCCGGGACGGTCACGTCCTACCACCGACCCCTCGGCGACATCGTGACCGCGCTGACCGGCGCGGACCTGCACCTCGACGTGCTGGCCGAGCCGGAACCGGACCCCGGGTACGCCGAGCACGCGGCCGAGAGCTGGGCGGTCCTCGACCGGCCGCAGATCTGCTGTCTGCGAGCCGTTCCTGTCCGGTGACACGACGCCAGACCGGGCGAACGGCCTTATCCACTTTCCTCCGACAACCGTTTACGGTGTGAGAAAGAAGCGACGTGCAATGAGCGAATCTGCCGACTCGCCGGCGCCGGACCCGCTGGGCCCGCCGGGTGACGGCGACGGGTCCGTCACGGTGCTCGGGACGGCCCACGTCTCCGAGAAGTCAGTCGAGGAGGTCCGCGACACCATCGCGGCCGAGCGGCCCGACGTGGTCGCGGTCGAACTCGACGAGGGCCGGTACAACCAGCTCCGCGGCGAGACCCCCGAGGACATCGAGCCCCGGGACCTGCTGAAGGGCAACACCGTCTTCCAGTTCATCGCGTACTGGATGCTCTCGTACGTCCAGACCCGCCTCGGCGAGCGCTTCGACATCCAGCCGGGCGCGGACATGCTCGCGGCGGTCGAGGCCGCCGAGGAGCACGACCTCGGCGTCGCGCTGGTCGACCGCGACATCCAGGTGACCATCCAGCGTTTCTGGCGGCGGATGTCCACGAAGGAGAAGGTCCAGATGATGGCGGGTCTCATCTTCGGCGTCGCCGACGCGCTCGTCGTCGGCGTCACCATCGGCCTGATGCTCGGGTTCTTCCTCGGCCCGCTGTTCGGGCTGGCCTCCGGGCCCCTGTTCGGCATCGAGGCGGCGACCATGCAGGGAATCGCGGGTGGCGGCCTCGTCGGCCTCGCCGCGGGCTACCTCCTCTGGGAGTTCGGCCTGCGCAGCCTCACCGACGACCAGGCCATCGCACTGGGTGCGGCCGGGGCGGTCACCGTCGGCGGCGCGGTCGCCCTCTCGGGCGTCCTGAACCCCCTCGTGGGGAACGTGCTGGGGACCGGCCTCGGCCTCTCCCTCGTGGGCGGCCTCGTCGGCGGCGTGGTCGCCGGCGTCGGCGTCGGTGGCCTGCTCGGGCTCGTCATGCTCGGGCTCGGCTACGACGCCGCCCCCGAGGAGGACTACGAGGAGTTCGACATCGAGCGCATGACCGACGCCGACGTGGTGACGGCGATGATGGAGGAGTTCCGCCAGTTCTCCCCCGGCGGCGCACAGGCGCTCATCGACGAGCGCGACGCCTACATCGCCCACAAACTGGTCGAGCTGCGCGAGCAGGGCTACTCCGTCGTCGCGGTCGTCGGTGCGGGCCACCGTGCCGGCATCGAGAGCTACCTCGAGAACCCCGGGTCGCTCCCGCCGCTCGAGTCCATCTCCGGCACCGACCGCTCGCGACGGTTCTCGTTCTTCAAGGCGTTCGCGTACACGCTGGCGCTCGGCTACGTCGCGTTCTTCTTCCTGCTCATCATGGCGGGCGTGGGCAACCTCTTCCTGCTGAAACTGTTCGCGGCGTGGTTCCTGTTCAACGGCGTCATCGCGTTCACGCTGGCGAAACTGGCCGGGGCGCGCTGGACCTCGGCCGCGGTCGGCGGCGCCATCGCGTGGCTGACGAGCCTGAACCCGCTGCTCGCCCCCGGCTGGTTCGCCGGCTACATGGAGTTGCGCCACGACCCGGTCAACGTGGGCGACATCAACACGCTCAACCAGATCCTCTCCGACGAGGAGAGCCCCCTGCTGGACGTGGTCCGCCGGATGTTCGAGGTCCCGCTGTTCCGGCTCATCATGGTGGTCGCGGCGACCAACATCGGCAGCACCATCGCCAGCGTGCTCTTCCCGGTCGCGGTGCTGCCCTGGCTCGCCCAGGGTCGCATCGAGAACGTCGAACAGCTCATGGACCTGCTGCTGCGCGGGGCCCAGAACAGCGTCGACATCATCACGGGGGTGCTCTGAGATGGTCCAGTTCCGCTTCGCCGACGGCGAGTTGAAGGACCTCGGTATCGCGTGGATCGCGCTGTCGGTCGCGTTCGGTATCCTCATCATCGGCCCGAGCGCCATCACCCGAATCGACCCGGCCGCCGCGCTCGACCTGCTGCTGTTCGCGGCGGTCACGGCCGGCATCGGCTTCCTGCTGCACGAACTCGCGCACAAGTTCACCGCGATGCACTTCGGCTACCCGGCGGAGTTCCGCGCCGACTACAACATGCTGCTGCTCGCGGTGTTCAGCGCGATGGTCGGCTTCCTGTTCGCCGCGCCCGGCGCGGTCTACCACCCGCGGACCAGCGAGAAGGAGAGCGGCCTCATCGCCCTCGCGGGGCCACTCACGAACGTCGCGCTCGTCATCGTGTTCTTCCCGCTGCTCGCGTTCGGGGGCGTGCTCGGCCGAATCGGCGCCTTCGGGGTCTTCATCAACGCCTTCCTCGCCGGCTTCAACATGATCCCCTACGGCCCCCTCGACGGCCGGAAGGTGCTGCGCTGGAGCAAGCCCACGTTCGCCCTGACGTTCCTGCTCTGTGGCGGGCTCGGCTTCGCGGCCTTCTTCGGCTTCTTTCCCACGCCGTTCTGACAGGTCGGTGCCTCCCTCGTATTGAGGTTTCTCCCGGGTGAGTAGTCAGTATTTCTACTCTCGGCCCCTCTTGTCTCCCATGAGTGTCAGTAGACGTACCGTGCTACAGGGGGGTGGCCTCGCGGCGGTGCTCTCGCTGGCCGGCTGCCTCGAAGGGTTCGCCTTCGGGGGCGGCAGCGGCAGCCCAAAGATGTCGGGTCCGACGACCAACTTCGTGTACGACCACAGCGACCTGCTCGAGGGGAACCTCTCCTTCTTCATGCAACTCGATGGGTCGGCGCTGGGGACCACCCGCGTCCCGAGCGACACCGACGAGCGCATCGAGGACTCGGTCGACGCGGTCGGCTCGGTCGACGAGCTGCTGGCCGTCGGCTACGTGAAGTCAGGCTCGAAGCAGCAGGCGGGTGGGACCCTGCTCGCCCGCGGCTCGGTCGACTCGGGGGCGGTCGCGACCGACCTCGTCCGGAAGGGCCTGCGTGATGCGGGCGACCACGCCGGCTACGACGTCTACCGGGCGGACGTGACCGGCGGCATCGACGTGGCGACCGCGGTCGCGGGGGATGCCATCGTCTACGGGGTCGGCTCGCCGGCGGTCCCGGCGGTCGACGCGGTGACGACGATGATCGACGCCGGCCGCGGGAAGGCGGGTCGCCAGCTCGACCAGAGCAAGCGCGCGAAGGCGCTGGTCGACCGCTACGCCTCGCGGGAGACGCCGCCGACGGGCTACTTCGTCGTCGAACTCGACGACAAGGCGGTCGACGACATGTTCCCGTCGCTCGACGACGGCGTCCGGGACCTGTTCCGGGGCGCCAGCGCCGCCGGGTTCGCCTTCGACGTGAGCGGCGGTGGGACCACCGTCGAGGCGCTGTTCCTCTACGACACGCCGAACGGGGTCGCCGCGGGCACGGCTGCCGCGGAGGCGCTGCTCGGCCGCATGGCCGGTGACGACCCGAACCTGCCGGCGCCGCTGGTCGGCGCGTGGAACGCGAAGGCGTCGAGCAGCGACTCGGCCGTCGCGGTCACCTTCGGCACCGAGACGGCGTCGCTGTGGTCGCTCGTGACCGGGCCCTTCCTCGGTCTGGCGGCCCGCCTGACCGACATCGACACCTCGGCGGCCCCGAACGTCGGGTTCTCGTACCGCTACCGGGACGACGCCCGGGTGACCATCACCCACGAGGCCGGTGACGCCTTCCAGGACGTGAAGGTCGTCTACACCAGTTTCGGCGAGCGCGTGACCGAGGACTGGAAGAAGAAGGGTGACGTGGTCATGGGCGACAAGTACACCACGAAGAACGGGGTCAGTTTCGACGAACCGCTGCAGATCATCTGGTACGGCGGGAACGTCCCCATCATCATCGGCCAGTACGACCCGACGGCGGACGACGACGAGGAGGAAGAGACGGACGAGTCGGCCTGAGACGGCCGGTTCCGGTCCGCGGCAACCCGGCCCGGACCGACCCGCTTATTTCAGCGTGACCCAGGTCAGGAACACCAGCGCGACGAGTTGCAGCCCCCGGAGGACCGCGACGGACTGCTGGACGGCGGCCGATTCGCCGTAGAACATCTGCATGCTGAAGAAGAAGTACAGCGCGGTGGCGTTCTCCAGCAGCAGGACCACCGCGAACGCGATGAGCCCGAGCGTCAGCGACGTCCTGAACGTCCGGTAGTTCTTGACCCAGACCGCCGTCAGCACTGCCAGCAGTACAACGTTGATAGCCGCGAACGCGCTCGCGATCGCGAGTGTCTGTCCCATTGCCATAGTCAGTCCATGTGTTGGATTATCTCCTCGAACGTCTCCCGGTGGTGTTCGAACTGGTCGGTGAGGAAGTACAGCGCGCCGTAGTCGTCGCCGCCCTTCTCCACGACGTTGTGGTCGAGCAGCATGTCGAGGTGGTGTC
This window of the Haloarchaeobius amylolyticus genome carries:
- a CDS encoding GNAT family N-acetyltransferase; translation: MTDHAFLTDGRVSLRPIEPDDLPALRAGWNDPAVWRMLDTVEPQSPGSFERMVEGWQDDDRHVPFAIDADGLVGLLQVKRIHWQSRICTFSYFVLPDATGDGYATAAVELGLEYAFDSLGLHRVQAKTIALNEGSQRVLEKAGFTHEGTARRQAYVDGSYHDLLSWGLLDEEWRERREG
- a CDS encoding class I SAM-dependent methyltransferase; this translates as MGFHTFPVDRADKLEDESRYRYCSREELVASLSLSGDETVADLGSGTGFYTDDVAPFAAKTYGVDVQSEMHDVYREKGLPEGVELVTASIGDLPFADGELDAAFSTMTYHEYADDAALAELARVLGPDGRLVTVDWSGNGDGESGPPTEERFTLEEAIAHHESAGFTVETASERPETFLLAARLD
- a CDS encoding DUF7129 domain-containing putative zinc-binding protein, with protein sequence MVRTDPYTPTTTEYECVRCGARFDSPRASCDHPMCHGEIRNVSVSRE
- a CDS encoding cryptochrome/photolyase family protein → MTIWVLGDQLTTEVGPLAAADPGDDRVLMIEARGFARRLPYHAQKLTLVFSAMRHFRDRLRESGYTVDYRQVETFGEGLSEHVEAHPDDDLVLMEPASHGAADRFQTLVAEAGGRLDVVENELFLCSADRFDEWAGDRETYRHEDFYRTMRRETGYLLDGDGDPAGGEWNYDDENREFPRPEVRFPHPPAFEPDETTREVQAWVADEFETWGDGEGFAWPVKRAEALAALEDFVENRLPQFGPYQDAMLRRSWSLNHALLAPALNLGLLTPREVVDPAIAAYEAGEADLPSVEGFVRQVVGWREFVRHVYRRSMPDLADANQLGHDHALPEAYYTGDTDMRCLSECVGHVWDHGYAHHIERLMVLSNFATLYGADPQELNRWFHFGFADAYHWVTTPNVVGMGSFASDVLSTKPYVSSANYVDKMSDYCAECPYDEDATTGEDACPFNSLYWEFLARHEDTLRSNHRMGLLYSHVDRKSDDELDAIRARADEVRQMGADGTL
- a CDS encoding ABC transporter ATP-binding protein, producing the protein MPAIETTALTKRFGDDVVAVDSLDLRVEEGEIFGFLGPNGAGKSTTINMLLDFHRPTSGSATVLGYDAQAEVDEIRQRVGVLAEGLELYDRLTAREHLELCVQMKEASDDPDAVLHRVGLDDAKDRKVGGYSKGMQQRLALGMALVGDPDLVILDEPSSGLDPNGIQHMRDILREEAAGGTTVFFSSHILSEVEAVCDRVGIMSEGELVTVDTIDNLRSQSGDAGEVELTVEAVPEGIRGRLERLEGITNVHIEDDEVTAYCNSGTAKMAAIRTVDDAATVTDVVATETSLEELFNQYTGGGRDGDVEERGEPAEEMEVPA
- a CDS encoding ABC transporter permease, with amino-acid sequence MSLQGVVRKDILDVRRAKLIWGVGILYTLFTVLYFYGTGSGGNSGELANQLIGMAQIAILIVPLVALVAAYLSVAGERESGSLKFLLSYPNNRLDVVLGKLVARSAIVGASVLFAFVVGLGLGFYYFDSVDLGTYVGFVGLTLVFTLVYVSIAVGISAATASRSRAMGAAIGSWFVLNVFWNAFPIQPRTIVQFVADKLGVEVSESVLALVSSLSPTAAYLVSLDYVFTRNPMTGKGIEGMSRPDVWYLDPWFMLVILAFWAVVPLALGYWRFQRADLG
- a CDS encoding S66 family peptidase; its protein translation is MPEFVTPPPVERGDSVAVVAPASNVPEEFSHVYELGLERMREVFDLEPVEYPTATKGPEWLAENPEARAQDVMDAFADPEVSAVVANIGGNDQLTVLEHLDPEVLRENPTRFYGYSDNTNLALYLWNHGIVSYYGGSTLLEYAMDAEMFDYTVEYLGRALFDEHVGEWAEADCFTDQAGDWADPRSLEYHRDIEPADGRTWAGAEETAEGRIWGGCLEILDQWFVHDEWLPEPEDLEGTVLALETSEEIPDPAWVTGWLRAFGEAGYLEVFDGVLVGRPCARNHTEAGDNPAHEREAYREQQREAIESVVPQYNPDAPIVLDCEFGHTYPTCPVPIGGVAEIDPADETVTLR
- a CDS encoding GNAT family N-acetyltransferase — its product is MPAIRPATRDDAGAIHDIYAPFVAETAVSFETEVPSREAIAGRITDTQEQFPWLVCEVDGAVAGYAYGHAHRGRGGYRWSAESSVYVAEAHLRRGVARGLYESLFTVLALQRYVNCYAGIVLPNDASVTFHESMGFERVGRYEDVGYKHGEWRDTLWLRRELREPPADPAEPRPFPAVRTDDAFESAIEAGETSVR